Part of the Streptomyces sp. NBC_01353 genome, CGGAGCCGTACGTCGTCGACGTGAGGGGCGCGAAGACGCCCGTCGGAAGCAGCTGGAGGCCCGAGGCCTCCGCCATCTCCACGACGGCCGTGGTGTCGCGCAGCGCGAACGCCGCCGTCACGGGGTCGCCGACGGGCCCGGTGACCCGTACCTCACGCCGTTCGAACCCCGCCGCCACCGCGGCCGCGACCGTACCGTCGCCGCCGTCCGCAACCGGCAGGGTCTCCACTTCCAGCTCCGGGACGACCCGTCGCAGACCTGCTGTGACCCGCTCCGCGACCTGTACGGCCGTGAGCGAGCCCTTGAACTTGTCGGCCGCGACGAGTACGCGTGCGACCTCAGTTACTGCTCCGTCCGTCACCTTGCATCCCTTGCTTTCGAACGTGCAGTCGCGCCGAGCCGACCCTATCCGCACCCCCCGACACCGTGCCACCCCCTCATAGGACGATATTCCGCACCATAGTGGGGCCAACCGAGCGCCCGGACGCGTCGGCGCGCGCCGGGACGGGGGATTCGGTACACCGGACGTATGGCGCTCACGCACGGCGAACTCGCCGACCGCATCCTCGGCGGCTGGACGGGACGGATCGCCGGGAACATGCTCGGCAAGCCCGTCGAGCGGGGCGATCACTGGACGCCCGAGCACATCGACCGCTACCTGCGGCTCACGGACGCGCTCCCGCTCACCGACTACCTGCCGCCGCCGCCCGCGGACGCCCTGGCGGCGGGGTTCGAGCTGCGGCCCGAGTGGCCGCAGTGCGTGCGCGGGCGGATCGACGGGAGCTGCCGGGACGACGACATCGACTACTCGGTCCTCGGTCTGCACCTCCTGGAGACCCACGGCTTCGCCTTCACCACGGAGCAGGTCGGCGAGCTCTGGCTGCTGCGCCTGCCCTATCTGCAGACGTTCACCGCCGAGCGGACGGCGTACCGCAATCTCGCCAACGGTCTGAAGCCGCCGCTCACCGCGACCTACGACAATCCGCATCAGGAGTGGATCGGCGCGCTGATCAGGGCGGACGTCCATGGCTGGACCTCCCCCGGCGATCCGCGCCGGGCCGCCTCGCTGGCCCGGCGGGACGCGGTGCTGTCGCACACGGGCAACGGGGTGTACGGCGCGATGTGGGCGGCGGCGCTGATCGCCGCCGCGTTCACGGCGCCGGACGTGCGCACGGCCCTGGAGACGGCGCTGGAGCGGATCCCGGCGAGCAGCCGCCTGGCGCGGACGGTGCGGCACACGATCGCCCTGTACGAGTCGGGGGTGGAGTGGTCCGACACCCTCGCCGAACTCGCGAAGGAGACGGGCGGCCTGGGCTGGATCCACACCGTTCCCAACGCGGCGGTGCTGACGGCCGGACTGCTGTACGGCGGCGGCGACTTCACCACGACGATCGCCCTGACGGTCCGCGGCGGGCTGGACACGGACTCGAACGGGGCGACGGCCGGGTCGGTGGCCGGGGTGATGTGCGGGGCGGCGGCGATCCCACCGCAGTGGTCGGAGCCGTTGCGTGACCGGGTGCGGAGCGCGGTGTTCGGCTTCGACGGGGTGCGGATCGGCGAGTTGGCGGAGCGGACGCTGCGGCTGGCTACGCTGACGGTATGACGACGACCGATTACGCCGCGTACATCGCCACCCTGCCGCGTGTCCTCGCCGGCGCCGCCGCGCTGTTCAGGGACGCGGCGGGCCGCGTTCTGATCGTCGAGCCGAACTACCGCGAGGGCTGGACGCTGCCCGGCGGCACGATCGAGTCCGACGCGGGCGAGACGCCCCGTCAGGCGGCGCGCCGCGAGACGGCGGAGGAGATCGGCCTGGACGTGGAGCTGGGGGCGCTGCTCGTGGTCGACTGGTCGCACGGCACGGCGAGGCCGCCGATCGTGGCGTACGTGTACGACGGCGGGGTGCTGTCGGACGAGCGGTTCGCCGAGATCCGGCTCCAGGAGGAGGAGCTGCTGTCCTGGAAGCTGATCACCCGCGACGAGGTCACCGCCCATCTCCCGGGGAGCCTCGGCCTGCGTGTCCTCGTCGCCCTGGACGTCCTCGCGACCGGCCGGGGCCCGGCGGAGCTGGAGAACGGTCGGACACCGCGCTGATCGAGCCGCGGTGCTCGGCGTCGAGTGCGATGGTCGCCGTGGCCTCGACGTGCACGTAACACCCGTTAATCCGTTCGCGGGAGACACGCGTCCCTGCCTACGCTCGCGGTATGACCATGGTCGCGATTCTCAGCGGGGCAGGGATCTCCACGGACTCCGGCATCCCGGACTACCGGGGGCCCAACGGGGTGTGGACGCGTGATCCGGAGGCCGAGAAGCTCGCCACGTACGACCACTACATGGCCGATCCGGAGATCCGGCGGCGGGCGTGGCGGATGCGTCTCGACGGGCCGGTGCTGCGCGCCGAGCCGAACGCGGCGCACCGGGCCGTCGCCGCGTTCGAGCGGACCGGGAACGCGCTCCGGGTCATCACGCAGAACGTCGACGGGCTGCACCAGATCGCCGGGGTGCCGGACCGCAAGGTTCTCGAACTCCACGGTTCGGCCCGCTCGGTGGTCTGTACCGGCTGCCATGCCCGGTCGCCGATGGCCGAGGCGCTGGAGCGGGTGAAGGCCGGTGAGGACGACCCGAAGTGCCTGCACTGCGGGGGCATTCTGAAGTCGGCGACGGTGATGTTCGGTCAGCGGCTCGACCCCGTGGTGCTGGGCGAGGCGATGTCGATCGCGAAGGCCACCGAGGTGTTCGTCGCGGTCGGTACGAGCCTCCAGGTCCAGCCGGCCGCCTCCCTCGCGGGCATCGCCGCCGAGCACGGAGCCCGGTTGATCATCGTGAACGCCGAGCCCACTCCGTACGACGAGATCGCCGACGAGATCGTCCGCGAGCCGATCGGGACCTCGCTGCCCGCGCTGCTGACGCGCCTCGGGGCCTGAGGGCGGAGGCCGGGTCGGCCGCCGGAGCGGCGCACCGCGGCCACCGCCCCTTTCGCCCGTGCGGACAGCGGACCGAGCGCCTTGGCCGACGGCTTCGCGATCCTGTCCAGCAGCACTCTGACGTGCGTACGCCCGTCCCGCGGGTTCAGAACAGCGCGCCCGGCTCGGCGGTGCCCGACTCGAAGGCGAGCAGCCGCTGCTTGCGGCCGAGGCCGCCGCCGTACCCGGTCAGGGAGCCGCTCGCCCCGATCACCCGGTGGCAGGGCACGACGATGCCGACCGGGTTCTTGCCGTTGGCGAGGCCGACCGCACGTGAGGCGCCGGGGCTGCCGAGGGCCTCCGCCAGTTCGCCGTACGTGCGCGTCTCGCCGTACGGGATCAGGGTCAGCTGCTCCCACACCCGCAGCTGGAACGTCGTACCGATCAGCTTCAACGGCAGGTCGAACTCGGTCAGTTCACCGGCGAAGTAGGCGTCGAGCTGGCGGATCGCCTCGCCGAAGGGACGCGGGTCGGGCTCGCCGAAGGTCTCCTCGGCGGGACGGTGGCGCTGGTCGGTCATGTGGATACGGCTGAGGACGCCGTCGACGGCGACCAGGGTCAGCGCGTCGTAGGGGCTGTCGATGACGGTGTGCTGGACGGTGGGCATGGCGCGCGGCTCCTCAGGCGGGGAGGTGGTTGATCGGGTGGCTGTCGGTGGCCCAGAGGTACTGGACGGCGTACGCCCGCCAGGGCCGCCACCGCGCGGCGCGGGCGGTCAGCGCGGCCGGGGTGGCGGGCAGACCGAGACCCTCGGCGGCGCGGCGGACACCGAGGTCGCCGGGGAGGAAGGCGTCGGGGTCGCCGAGCGCCCGCATCGCGATGACCTCGGTGGTCCAGGGACCGAAGCCGGGCAACGCGAGGAGCCGGGCGCGGGCCTCGTCCCAGTCGGTGGCCGGGCCGAGGCTCAGGGAGCCGTCGGCGAGGGCCTCGACGAGGGTGAGGAGGGTGGTGCGGCGGCTGCCGGGCAGCGCGAGGGACGCGGGGTCGAGTCCGGCGAGCGCCTCGGAGGTCGGGAAGAGGTGGGTGAGGCCGCCCTCGGGGTCCTCGACGGGGACGCCGTGCGCGGCGACGAGCCGGGCCGCGTGCGTGCGGGCGGCCGCCGTCGAGACCTGCTGGCCGAGCACGGCCCGTACGGCGAACTCGGCGGCGTCCACGGTCCGCGGCACGCGCCGCCCTGGTGCCCGCTCGACCAGCGGGGCCAGCAGCGGATCCGTACACAGCTGCTCGTCGACGGCGACCGGGTCGGCGTCGAGATCGAGCATCCAGCGGCAGCGGCTGATGGCGAGGGTGAGATCGCGCGGGTCGGTGAGGAAGAGCCGGCAGGCGATGTGGTCGGGCCGGGGCGTGAGGGCCACGATGCCGTGGCCGTGCGGCAGTGTCAGGGTCCGCCGGTACGCGCCGTCCCGCCACTCCTCCACGCCGGGGACGGCGGTCGCGGCGAGATGGCCGAAGAGGTTGGAAGGGTTGAGGGGCGCACGGTACGGCAGCCGCAGCGCGATGACGCCCGGGGTGCGCGGGGCGTCCGCGGCGCCCCGCGACCGCGCCGCCCGGGCACGCAGCTCTCCGGGCGCGAGGGCGAAGACCTCGCGGACGGTGTCGTTGAAGGTACGGATCGAGGAGAAGCCGGCGGCGAAGGCGATCTCGGCCATGGGCATCGGCGTCGTCTCGATGAGCAGCCGGGCGGTCTGGGCGCGCTGGGCGCGGGCCAGGGCGAGCGGTCCCGCGCCGAGTTCGGCGAGGAGCTGGCGTTCGATCTGGCGGGTGGACCAGCCGAGCCGGGCCGCGAGCCCGGGTACGCCCTCGCGGTCCACGACACCGTCCTGTATGAGCCGCATGGCGCGGGCGACGGCGTCGGCCCGTACGTTCCATTCGGGCGAACCGGGGCTGGTGTCGGGGCGGCACCGCTTGCACGCCCGGAAGCCGGCGCGCTGGCAGGAGGCGGCGCTCGGGTGGAAGGCCATGTTCTCGGCCTTGGGCGGCACGACCGGGCAGCTGGGGCGGCAGTAGATCCGAGTGGTCAGGACGGCGGTGAAGAACACGCCGTCGAAGCGGGCGTCCTTCGACTGGACGGCCCGTACGCAGCGCTCGGTGTCGGTGTGCATGAATCCAGGATCAGGGATCCCGGGGTGGTCGGCTGGCGAGAAAACGACATGGACGTTCCCGCGAGCGGATCAGGTCCGACTGCCCCACCGAGCCCCGCCTCGCCTCGATATCCCGCCGTGGCAGGAGCAGCATGGAAGGGAAACCGAGGAAGTGGACGGGTGACAGCCGAATCAGTGACGACAGCCGAACCTCCGAGAAGCACCCCATGAGCGGACGTCTTGGCCGCCGACCCAAGGGGCTGGGGCTGCGCAGTGTCGCCGGGCAGGTGTTCGCCCTGCAGGCGATCATCGTCGTGCTGCTGGTGACCGCCGGGACGCTGGCCCTGCTCTTCCAGGCTCGGTACGACACGGAGCGCGACGCGCGCAACCGTTCGCTGGCAGCGGCGGAGGCCTTCGCGCACGCGCCGGGGCTTGTCGACTCCCTGAAGGCGCCCGATCCGACCGCCCTTCTCCAGACGCGGGCCGAGACCGCCCGCATGGCCTCGGGGCTCGACTTCCTCGCCGTGATGACGCCCGACGGGATCCGTTACACGGACTCCAGGCCGGAGCTGATCGGGCAGCGCGCCACCGGCGACATCGCCAGGGCCAGGGCCGGTGAGTCGTTCACGGAGATCTTCACCGGGGAGCCGACGGACGCCGTCCGGGCCATCGTCCCGGTGCGGACCGAGGACGGCGACATCGTCGGCCTGGTCGGCGCGGGGGTCGAGATCCAGAACGTCGGCAACGTGGTCGAGGACCAGCTGCCGCTGCTGTTCGGCACGGCCGCGGGAGCGCTGCTGCTGGCGGTGGGCGGCGCGGCACTGGTGAGTCGGCGGCTGCGCCGGCAGACCCACGGCCTGGGCCCGCTGGAGATGACCCGGATCAACGAGCACCACGAGGCGGTCCTGCACGCGGTGCGCGAGGGCGTGATGATCATCGACGCGGACCGTCGGCTGCTGCTCGCCAACGACGAGGCGCGCCGCCTGCTCGACCTGGCGCCCGACGCCGAGCGACGGCACGTCACCGAGCTGGGCCTGGACCCCCGTACCGCCGCGCTGCTCTCCTCCGGACGGGTCGTGACCGACGAGGTGCATCTGGCGGGCGACCGGCTGCTCGCCGTCAACGTACGCCCCACGGAGCCGTACCGGGGGCGGCCCACGGGGACCGTGATGACCCTGCGGGACTCGACCGAACTCAGCACGGTCTCGGGCCGGGCGGAGGTGGCCCGGGGCCGACTGCAACTGCTGTACGAGGCCGGGGTGCGGATCGGGACGACGCTGGACGTCGTACGGACCGCGGAGGAGCTGACGGAGGTCGCCGTCCCGCGCTTCGCGGACTTCGTCACCGTGGAGCTGCTGGAGCCGGTGCTGCGCGGCGAGGAGCCGTCGGGGGCGTTCACCGAGATGCGTCGTACGGCGTTGAACGGCACCCGCACGGAGCATCCGTTCCAGCCGGTGGGCGACGTGATCAGGTTCGTCGTGCCGACCACGCCGATGGCGAGGGCGCTCGACGCCGGTCACGCGGTGCTGGTGGCGGACCTGACGACGGCCGAGGGCTGGCAGGCCCAGGACCCCGAGGGGGCGACGGACGCCCTGGCGTACGGGCTCCACTCGCTCGTGGCCGTGCCGCTGCTGGCCCGGGGTGTCGTCCTGGGGATGGCCAACTTCTGGCGGGCCGAGACCGACGACGCCT contains:
- a CDS encoding methylated-DNA--[protein]-cysteine S-methyltransferase, yielding MPTVQHTVIDSPYDALTLVAVDGVLSRIHMTDQRHRPAEETFGEPDPRPFGEAIRQLDAYFAGELTEFDLPLKLIGTTFQLRVWEQLTLIPYGETRTYGELAEALGSPGASRAVGLANGKNPVGIVVPCHRVIGASGSLTGYGGGLGRKQRLLAFESGTAEPGALF
- a CDS encoding Sir2 family NAD-dependent protein deacetylase produces the protein MTMVAILSGAGISTDSGIPDYRGPNGVWTRDPEAEKLATYDHYMADPEIRRRAWRMRLDGPVLRAEPNAAHRAVAAFERTGNALRVITQNVDGLHQIAGVPDRKVLELHGSARSVVCTGCHARSPMAEALERVKAGEDDPKCLHCGGILKSATVMFGQRLDPVVLGEAMSIAKATEVFVAVGTSLQVQPAASLAGIAAEHGARLIIVNAEPTPYDEIADEIVREPIGTSLPALLTRLGA
- a CDS encoding ADP-ribosylglycohydrolase family protein translates to MALTHGELADRILGGWTGRIAGNMLGKPVERGDHWTPEHIDRYLRLTDALPLTDYLPPPPADALAAGFELRPEWPQCVRGRIDGSCRDDDIDYSVLGLHLLETHGFAFTTEQVGELWLLRLPYLQTFTAERTAYRNLANGLKPPLTATYDNPHQEWIGALIRADVHGWTSPGDPRRAASLARRDAVLSHTGNGVYGAMWAAALIAAAFTAPDVRTALETALERIPASSRLARTVRHTIALYESGVEWSDTLAELAKETGGLGWIHTVPNAAVLTAGLLYGGGDFTTTIALTVRGGLDTDSNGATAGSVAGVMCGAAAIPPQWSEPLRDRVRSAVFGFDGVRIGELAERTLRLATLTV
- a CDS encoding SpoIIE family protein phosphatase, whose translation is MSGRLGRRPKGLGLRSVAGQVFALQAIIVVLLVTAGTLALLFQARYDTERDARNRSLAAAEAFAHAPGLVDSLKAPDPTALLQTRAETARMASGLDFLAVMTPDGIRYTDSRPELIGQRATGDIARARAGESFTEIFTGEPTDAVRAIVPVRTEDGDIVGLVGAGVEIQNVGNVVEDQLPLLFGTAAGALLLAVGGAALVSRRLRRQTHGLGPLEMTRINEHHEAVLHAVREGVMIIDADRRLLLANDEARRLLDLAPDAERRHVTELGLDPRTAALLSSGRVVTDEVHLAGDRLLAVNVRPTEPYRGRPTGTVMTLRDSTELSTVSGRAEVARGRLQLLYEAGVRIGTTLDVVRTAEELTEVAVPRFADFVTVELLEPVLRGEEPSGAFTEMRRTALNGTRTEHPFQPVGDVIRFVVPTTPMARALDAGHAVLVADLTTAEGWQAQDPEGATDALAYGLHSLVAVPLLARGVVLGMANFWRAETDDAFGEEDLTFAEELTARAAVSIDNARRFTREHAMAVTLQRSLLPRVLPELSAVDVAYRYLPAKAGVGGDWFDVIPLPGARVALVVGDVVGHGLHAAASMGRLRTAVHNFSTLDLPPDELLGHLDELIDRIDQPDTGGGQGGGEAGAGDAEDEGNGGNERMTGATCLYVVYDPASGRCTMARAGHPGPALVHRDGRVEFPEVPAGLPLGVGGMPFEATELQLPEGSRLVLFTDGLLEDRDRDFDTGLGLLCDALATTGRSPEQACADVLTALLVPAPDDDIVLLMADTQRLEADRIAEWEVPADPAEVSRVRNAGAAQLGAWGLDSLSFTAELILSELITNAIRYGAEPIRVRLLRDRRLICEISDGSSTAPHLRYAATTDEGGRGLFLVAQFAERWGTRYTKRGKVIWAELPLTTRDSELPGLPVPDLDALEDLAW
- a CDS encoding AlkA N-terminal domain-containing protein, which encodes MHTDTERCVRAVQSKDARFDGVFFTAVLTTRIYCRPSCPVVPPKAENMAFHPSAASCQRAGFRACKRCRPDTSPGSPEWNVRADAVARAMRLIQDGVVDREGVPGLAARLGWSTRQIERQLLAELGAGPLALARAQRAQTARLLIETTPMPMAEIAFAAGFSSIRTFNDTVREVFALAPGELRARAARSRGAADAPRTPGVIALRLPYRAPLNPSNLFGHLAATAVPGVEEWRDGAYRRTLTLPHGHGIVALTPRPDHIACRLFLTDPRDLTLAISRCRWMLDLDADPVAVDEQLCTDPLLAPLVERAPGRRVPRTVDAAEFAVRAVLGQQVSTAAARTHAARLVAAHGVPVEDPEGGLTHLFPTSEALAGLDPASLALPGSRRTTLLTLVEALADGSLSLGPATDWDEARARLLALPGFGPWTTEVIAMRALGDPDAFLPGDLGVRRAAEGLGLPATPAALTARAARWRPWRAYAVQYLWATDSHPINHLPA
- a CDS encoding NUDIX hydrolase, which produces MTTTDYAAYIATLPRVLAGAAALFRDAAGRVLIVEPNYREGWTLPGGTIESDAGETPRQAARRETAEEIGLDVELGALLVVDWSHGTARPPIVAYVYDGGVLSDERFAEIRLQEEELLSWKLITRDEVTAHLPGSLGLRVLVALDVLATGRGPAELENGRTPR